The window GGGGCCCTCAGCGCCGAACAAAAAGAATACCTGAGCGATATTCACGGAAGCGGCCAGCACCTGCTCAATATGATTGACAGCATCCTGGATCTATCAAAAATTGAGGCCGGGAAATTAGAACTCCACTACGAAGAGTTTCCAATAAAAGAGACTGTCAATGAGGTGCTTAATACCATTATTGGAATCTCCAATAAGAAGGGCATTCAGATACATAGTAACATCCAGACGGATGTTCCTTCCATAAAAGGAGACAAAGTAAAGTTTAAACAGATAATGTTCAATCTATTATCCAACGCTGTCAAGTTTACGCCGGAAAATGGCAGGGTTGTTATCAATGCAGGCCTTAAGAACCAGCATATCCAGGTTGCAGTGAGCGACACCGGTATCGGAATAAAACCTGAAGACATGGACAAAATATTTGAAGCATTTCTTCAGGTAGATGCCTCATACGCACGTCATTATGAGGGAACCGGACTTGGCTTGACACTCACAAAACGACTGATCGAATTGCACGGAGGCAAGATATGGGTAATAAGCGACTTTGGGAAAGGAAGCACCTTTACTTTTACGCTACCCTTAAAACCAAAATAAAAATATCTCTTAACTCCAAGTATGCAAAATGATTTTCCGCAAAAGGTAACTTGTTTTTTTTTTTAGTAATGCCTAAATTCTGCAAATGCCACCCTTGAAACTTCCTGCAGTAGTATTTGTTTCCATTTTTATTCTCTCATAAAGACTCAATAAAGAGAGAAAGTAATTTAAATCTTCTGATCTCAATAAGTTATATATTGAGAGAATTCATAATCTTTATCGAGTGGTAAACCTTAGGGAGTTTCAAAATCAGAAATAACAAAAACGGTTTGAGCTGTCAGGGGTCTTCGTTCTACCAGGAAAAGTATTCTTTTTGCATAACCTGAATAGGCTCACATTACCTATTATACTCATCTCATACTGGATTTCGGATACAATCCGAGATAAATTTGAGCGAGTAAAGTCCTCGGCGCTTTTTGTCCGGGGATACTTTCACCAGGATTTGGTTTCCGGTAAAACCGAAAACCAAATCGGTTTTAGTATTTAACCATTACACTTCCTCTTTTTTTCTTAAGATCAATATAATAGTAATTAACTCACTGTCTTCAGTGAACAGCTTTATTAGGTTCGCGTTTATAGTATAAGGATACTGAGTATTTGAAAAATAAACAAGAAAATCGCTTATCTTCTCCTGCGTATTCTTTATTGTATCTAAGCAGTCTGATAGATTCATGTCTGCCAGAAACGCAAGGAGATCCAAGTTTTCCTTTTCTGTTTCACGGATAGTTAAAAAGTCTCTGGCCGCTTGATTTATATGTTTAACTTTCCATTGTTTGTCTGCAACGACCACGCCTTCTGTTAAATGAGGGATGAGAGCATCTAATACCACGGAATTCTTTTTTTGGGCAGTTCCTTTTTTTGTGCGAATTAATGCCTTCACCCTTGCCAGGAGCTCTGCTTTATTAAAGGGTTTGCTGATAAAATCGTCCGCACCCGCGTCAATACCCTTAATGCGATCATCCATCTCGCGTAAAGAGGTAATCAACACAATCGGCAGGTTACTGGTTTTCTCGTCTGCGCGCAATTTTTCGCATACTTCATATCCCGTAAGCTTTGGCATCATAATGTCCAGCAAGATTAAATCCGGATTCTCTGTTTTTACCTTTTCCAGCGCTTCTTCACCATCATAGGCCTCAACGACGTCATATTCGGATGCGGTCAGAATTACGCGCAATAATTTTACATTCTGTTTAACATCGTCAGCAACTAATATTTTTGCTTTACCCATATCTCTTTCAAGTTTTCCTTAAATACTGTTCCATGATGTTTATCAACTCATGGGTATCGATAGGTTTGCTGATATAGCCGTTACACCCGGAAGATAATATTTTCTGCTCATCACCCTTCATAGCAAAAGCAGTTACGGCTATGATGGGGATATCATTTGTATTTGCATCTTCCTTAATTTGTTTAGCAAGTGTAATGCCGTCAATACCGGGCAGTTGGATATCCATAAGAATAATATCTGGTTTTTGTTTCTTTAACGCACTTATGGCCTCCTCACCGGTAGTTGCCTCAATCACATTGTAGCCTTTTGATTTGAGTATTACCCGCATTAATTTTCTGTTCTTCTCGTTATCTTCAACTACCATTACATTCTTATCGGACATATAATTTTCCTTTGCTCATTATTGATCTGATTTAGTATTATTTTTCATGTAATTTTTCGATATTCTGAATTTCCCTGAGAAGCTCTTCCTTCGTATGACTTCCCTTTTGTACAATTGCCATAATATTACCATTCAATACTTTTTTGTCTTCTTCGGTAATATCCTTAGAGGAACAGATAACAATAGGAATATTCTTTGTTTTTTGATGTTTTCTGAGGTTTTCCACAACATCAAAACCGCTGATATCCGGCATCATCAGATCAAGTATGATCATATCTGGATTATTATTTATGGCAAGCTCGATTCCTGCTTTACCTCCATACGCCGTAAGTACCCGAAACCCTGCATTCTCAAGAATGGCCCTGATGTATTTCACGGCCTCTTCGTCATCATCTACAACCAATATTTCCATTGGTTTATCCTTTGTGCTTAGATTTGATGTGATAATTTCTACCGTGTTGATGAGTATTTTCCTGTCAACTGGTTTCATCAGGTAGCTGGCTGCACCCAAACTATACCCGAGATTCTTATTATCAACAATCGACACAATAATGACCGGAATATCCGCTGTCTCCGGAAAATTCTTAAGCTTTGAAAGAACTTCCCACCCGTCTACCTTCGGCAGCATGATATCAAGAGTAATCAAAAATGGTTTAAATTCCTTTGCCTTTTTGATAGCTTCTTTGCCATCCACTGCAACAATTACATTATAACCTTCATTTGTCAAATATACGGCAAGAAGATCAGCGGCCATACGGTTGTCCTCCACTACCAGAATGGTCTTCACATCATTTCCAGCCAGCTTGTGCTGTCTGGCTTCATTCACCTTTGGCTTTGGAATACGAAAGGTAGCCTTTAGCGGTAACGTAAAACAAAAGGTACTTCCCTTTTCATATTCACTTTTGAACCAGAT is drawn from Candidatus Scalindua sp. and contains these coding sequences:
- a CDS encoding response regulator → MGKAKILVADDVKQNVKLLRVILTASEYDVVEAYDGEEALEKVKTENPDLILLDIMMPKLTGYEVCEKLRADEKTSNLPIVLITSLREMDDRIKGIDAGADDFISKPFNKAELLARVKALIRTKKGTAQKKNSVVLDALIPHLTEGVVVADKQWKVKHINQAARDFLTIRETEKENLDLLAFLADMNLSDCLDTIKNTQEKISDFLVYFSNTQYPYTINANLIKLFTEDSELITIILILRKKEEV
- a CDS encoding response regulator, whose product is MSDKNVMVVEDNEKNRKLMRVILKSKGYNVIEATTGEEAISALKKQKPDIILMDIQLPGIDGITLAKQIKEDANTNDIPIIAVTAFAMKGDEQKILSSGCNGYISKPIDTHELINIMEQYLRKT